AATCCAGTTCAGGAAGAAACTtatgaagaagaagaagatgaaGATTTTTCATACCCAGGAACAGGTTTGTGTTGGTCAATTTCAGTATCGTACAATATTTTCATAAAgcattatttaatgttaatttgTTCATTTCAACATTGACAGCTATTGAGGAGTGCCTGGATGAACCCTGTGATACACACAACATAGAACAGACCGAGAAAGGCTTTCGCTGTGCCATAGATGTGCCAAGTGTCCTTTATAAGTTAGTACACAAAATATTCTCAAATATTTGAGACTCAACAACAAAGATGATGTACTGAATGTTGTTGTAAATCTGCTGGTCTAAATAGGTGTAGGTAAAGTTATTTAACTGCCTAATATATAGGTGGTTTGTTTGATATTGTGAAAGTGTATTGAACATAATTGCAGGATTTATATTCACGATAAAGGggcggttttccagacaggtcttattctagtcccagacttaagtgcatgtttgagctgccttaatttacaGTCGTATGCAAAAGTTTGGACACCCCTGACAATTTCATCTGTAAATATTTGGGTGTTTGGATCAGCAATTTCATTTTGATCTATCAAATAACACAGTAATATAAAGTATTAGtagtgattttctttttttggatTAACAGAAAATGTGCAATATGCGTCAAAACAAAATTAAACACATTTAGTCGAGCCTCCTTTAGCAGAAATAACAGCCTCTATACGCTTTCTTATAGCCTGTAATGAGTGTCTGGATTCTGGATGAATGTATTTTGGACCATTCGTGTTTACAAAACATCTCCAGTTCAGTTAGGTTTGATGGTTTCCGAGCATGGACAGCCCACTTCAAATCACCCCACAGATGTTCAATGATATTCAGGTCTGGGGACTGGAATGACCATTCCAGAACATCAGAATTAACCTCTGCATAAATGTCCGAATAGAATTGAGCAATGTCTTGGGTCGTTCTCTTGTTAAAATATCCAGCCCTGGTGAAACTTCAACTTTGTGACTGATTCCTCAACATTCTTCTCAAGAATCTCCCTCAACTTTAACCAGATTCCCAGTATCGGCACTGATCACACAGCAGGATAAAACCTCCACCAAATTTTACTATGGGTAGCAAGTGTTTTTCTTGGAACGCTGTGTTCTTTTGCCGCCATACATAACGCCCCTTGTTACGATCAAATATCTCAATCTTCAGTCCACAGCACCTTATTCCAAAATGAAGCTGGCTTGTCCAAATGTGCCTTTGCATACTCAAGTGACTCAGTTTGTGGCGTGCATGCAGAAAAGGCTTCTTTCACATCAAAGTGCAAAATGTGCTGAATTGTTGAACGATGCACAGTGACAGCATCTGCAGTTGTTGTAGGTCTTTGGAGGTGGTTTGTGGGCTGTTTTTGACTGTTCTCACAATCCTTCCCCTTTGACTCTCCAATATTTTATGTGGCCTTAACAAGAACTGTGCCTGTGGTCTTCCATTTCCTCACTTTGTTCCTCACAGTGGACACTGACAGCTTATATCTCTCCGAAAGCCTTCCCCTAAACCATAATGTTGGAGAATCTTTGTTTTCAGGTTATTTGAGAGTTGTTTTGAGGCCACTCTTCAGCCGAGAGTCAAAGAGAACAACAAGTTGCAAATGGCCACCTTTAATACATTTTCTCATGATTGGATGCCCCTGTCTATGAAGTTCACGGCTTCATGAGCTCACCAAACCAATTGTGTGTTTCAATGAATCAGTGCTAAGAAGTTACAGGTATTCAAATCAAGAAAATGACAAAGGTGCCCAAATTTATGCACCTGTCTAATTTCGTTTTGATGCATATTGCACATTTTCTGTTAatccagggtttcccgcagcacttttcagttctggcggcccacctaagctaggataccctaccaccttaactaggtcgtccaaaaaaaattcCCCCaaacgccacatggccgaaatgagagaaagacatggtccgtcactgtctgaaggataactagcctgttgataaaacatttaattcattaataatctagtatgtgttcattttctgtcatattttcttcaaaatttagttttatttgagtgttttaaataaaaatgtttttatcatgacgcatacgccccgcccctggcccgcccacctgcacaaccctaccaccttaactaacaactAACTTTCTGTGGGAAACTCTGTAATCCAATAAACCTCATTTCACTACTGAAATATGACTGTGTCCTTCAgttcaaaatattaaatatttaaaatgaaaatcatgGAAATCGTGAAGGGTTCCTAAACTTTTGCATACGACTGTAAAACATCTTACactaacatatcttaacattgttttgtcttaagacgcacaaaagttttgcacacaaatatcctaatataactcAGGCCTACTTCTAGATTGATCAGAACCGTGTCCGGGAAACCTCTCCAAaatcagtaatgtttttagaatTTGAAGAAATTGTATTTAggtttatattaattaaatataatgttCTGATGAATCTTTGGCTTAAAATCTATTTTTTCTTTAGGTATATTATCGGTAAGAAAGGAGAAACACGGAAGCGTCTGGAATCACAGACGAAAACTTCGATCAGTATTCCCAAACAGGGTGTGGAGGGACAAATTGGTAAGACTGATTTTTATTAGTGATGATAAAAAGAGACCGCAAGAGAGACCCGAGTCATATTCGCAACCTTTTGCAACTTACGGCCCACCAATGAACATTCTGAGGACCACCTTTCTAAACATGATATTATCAACGCAGAATAACAGAAAACAATGCATTGTGACATGGCTTTTGTATTACTAAAGTGGCTAAAgctaaatattatattaaaataaaataaaatatttaaagtggaAGACTTTTAGGCTTAGATGTTCTATCTGATGTGACTGCTTTTGGGAAATTCAAACACAAATAAGGTTTTAGATGATGCATCTTGAATTCATAATAATGTGATGCGAATATAACAAGATTTATAAAATCATTTGTCAGTTGTCTACCACAGCCTACGTGGCCCACCGGTTGCAAATCACTTGTGTAGATGATTCGTTTCAAACCACTGAGGAACCACCTAAAACATTTTACCATTCCCCTAGCAAACACATAGCAATGTACTGAAACCACATAGTCCTTCTTACAGCAACCGCATAGCATGAAGTTATCGGCAAATCCTGATGAGATTCTCTTCAGTGCTGTTTGTAAACACATTCAGAGACTGATGTTTGTCATTTGTCACTTTCTGTTTGATGCAACCTGCAACTAAAAATATTCCAGTATGAAAGTCAAGGCGCTTGAATGGTCAGAATGTTCTAGTAGCAGGATGTGCTCGTGTGTTTGTTTGGTACAGTGTGTTCTGACTGTGGTTTTATGGATGTACATGTCTCTTGTGTGCAGTGATCACAGGTGCGCAGCAGGCTGCTGTGGTCTCCGCTTTAACACGGGTGGAGGTTTTGATTGAAAGCTTTCGAAGGAAGCAGCCGTTCACCCACTTCCTGTCTATGGCATTGAATCATGATCAGGTGCAGGAGGGCTTTGTACGGTTTCAAGAGGAGGTGCTGGAACGCTGCGGTCAGGTTAGTCTGTCAACGCAATGAAGGACCGAAATTCACCATAGTTCGTTTTTAAAATGTTCCTGGTGTTGTTGCATGTACTTTATCATTTATTTCTCGTAAAAATGTGAATTATGTCAAGTGAAAACTCGGTTGTGCAATCTTGAGTAAGCTTGAATTTGTATTTCATGTCTACATTTTCACTTCATCAGGGATAATCTATCTATAGTCATCATGAATGCATGCGTGTTAAATGTTAATAAGGGCCAATAACAGTGATGACGCAGCAATGCATCTGAACATTGAAATGAATGATGGGAGGCCTGATTCATTTTGAAACCCGCAAACCAGCActtcttttttatatttaggCCTTCAATGTCTCACCATCTGCTTGTGCTAATGCAAGCATAAAAATCAGTGTGACAAtcatttcaatgtgtttgtgCAGGACGCAGGGGTGGATGGCAGTATATTTCAGAACCCGGCTAAACTTCACCTCACCATTGGCACTTTGGTCCTGCTGAATGAACAGGAAGTGACACGTGCACATGAATTGCTTCAACAGTGTCAAGATACTATCAGGTCTAGTGTGAAAGTACATTGCAAACGCAGTTAAATAGATTGACAGATCTGTGATGATGTTTTGATCTGTGGTGTTCTGTGATTACAGAGATATAACTGAAGGAAAAGCTCTTCCTGTCGAGGTTAAAGGAGTTGAGTATATGAATGATGACCCGTCAACGGTGGACGTTCTCTATGCTAAAGTATCTGCTCGTGATGGTTCTCAGAAGTAAGATTCACTTCTGCTGCTGGTAGATACACAAATAATATGATCACTTACTCGCCCCCATGTCATTTTAAATCAGTATGACCTTCTTTCTTCTCTGAAATGCACGATCAGCAGATGTTTATGTTGGGTTATTTGCAGTGAAGACTTGATAAGCTGTTGTATTGTAACATTACATTGTGTTTTTGTGAGGAGGACACATTTAATCTCTGACTgatggtgtgtgtgtttgtgtttgtgtagatTACAGCAGATAGCCGACAGACTCGTGGAGTGTTTCGTATCAGCAGGTCTGATGGAACGTGAGTGGGACAAAGTAAAGATTCATGGCACGGTGATGAACACACTCTTCCGGAAAGATCCATCAGGTGAAATTTCCCTTTATACTTCCAAAACACTTGTTTAAAGTGTGTAACTAACTTCACATTGATCAAATGTTCGAGCTGTAAGAACCTCAGTCTGATCAGCGAATTTCTAATATGAAGTCACACAGATGTTAAGCAAACAATCGGATGGATGCCACACATTCTCAGGATTGGCTGCGAGACTAATGTTGTTTATCAGGCtgatgtgtgtgatgtgttttCACATCTCGGAGACAAAGGTTTCATTCAGGAGGTTTCATGGAAGAAGGCCAGAGTTTGGCGTGTTTGTGTCCCTGCAGTATTTTTGTCTGTAGGACTCTCAGTGTATCAGGAATGGTAATGGGACGGTGGTTTGTTTTCGTGGTCATGTTGAACTCTTGCAGAccgtgttgtgttttttttatttggcagCAGTGTGTAATGTTGTTCACCTCACTAAATGCCACAGAATGTGTCTTATTATGCAAGACTGTTTAggatgtttttgtgttttgtatttaactcaatctgtgttttttcagcTGAGGTTAAAGGAACAGCAAGAAAACCGAACTTTAAAGACCGTGAAGCTTTTGACGCAAGAAACATTTTACAGGTGATTTTAACAAATATGATCTTCATCATACGCCATAATATTACACAGTACTTTACCCTTAAAAAAACCCTGCACTTACAATAATTTATGGTAATCCTGTTGTTGGTATATGTACTATAGTACTGTTTGTACCATCTTTATAGTAATGGTAGTGATATGAAGGAGTAAAAAGTTATGGTAACGGCATAGTGTGAGTGCCAGAGTTGTGGATCTGCTTCCCCCTGGTGGCCGTCAATGACACTAAACATgattgacacacacacacagaggttAAAGCTACAGTATAGGATCCTCATAGATGTGTCTGATCATCTTTATTACACACCACCCCTAAATCTAAATctaacacaaacacatgcacattTACAGCAAAACACGGTTTGCAAGAAATTTGAGCATTACATTATGTTAAGGACCACAGCGTCCTCCCAAAACTTGTTTTATTTGTGTTAGAACCACTGTTGTAAAACATTAGGCTCTCATATGTATTGTCAAACTAACACACAGGTTGCTTGTTAGAAACTCAGATCCTTCTCAGTGTTTTCTCAATGCACATAGTAACAGCAgagttttgtgttataataAAAGTCTGACTTCAATGCAAATATTGATGGATTTTCCCTGAATAAGATGTAGCTACAAGTACCCTTGAAGACTATAATACTGCTGAGCCTAAACTAAAGCTTCCTGTTGATCTGTCTTTGTGTCATTGCAGGAGTTTGGCGAGTTTTATTTCGGAGCATTTGAGCTGAATTCTGTTCATCTATCTCAGAGATACTCCACAGACACTACAGGATATTATTCATCTGCAGGACACATCACATTCTCCTGACACTCAAACACTTCTTCTTCAGTACATCAAGCTCTGTGTATacaaatagaaataatataaataataaatattattttttctgAACTGACTATACTacatgttttgttttctcttataAAGTAGATGGGAATATTTCCTGAGATTTTTACTGCCACATGTTTGTCTTGGTATGTCTTGTGCCCTGAATTGTATTTGGATTGGGtttattacagtacagtacattgTCTGTGAATAGAGAATGACACTTCAAGCAGGTGACACAGATCTAAATgtatcatttacatttagttaATATTTCTTTATGTCTTACTTAAGTTTCACtctattttattaacaaaataacatTTAGTCTATAAAGGAAAAGTATTTTATATTGTTTAATTACATTGCAGATATATTAATCTAAACCTTTAAATTATGGTAAAGAGAATTAAAAAATGATATCCATTACAATGTTATTAACCAgtagcagtggttctcaaacttggGTGGCCATGAAATGGTGCAGGGTGGGGCCCCAGAGAGTAAaatagacatttaaaaaaaataaaatgtatcttCGTAACGTGCTGAAGTAATTTGTTGAAAGAAAGACTTTTTTCAATGATATTAGAAATGAGTTAAAATGGAAATTAATCGGGTGTTGTAATTTCACGTCTTGACCGCTAGATGGCAGCAGAAACCTTGAACTTCGGTCTATCAATCAAAGAAAAAGTCTTTAAATTGCGCGAGTTTACAGACATTTTGAAGGAAAAACGGATTAATTATAACTTGATGAAaagtaataatttaataaataccTAACGTATAATAATGTCATTAAGAAACTTTATTAACGAGATTGTAAGGACTATCTAACACAGGTCAAATATATTACACTATTGCACACTTCTTCAACCtgtgagatatttttgaaaagcTGTTGTTGCATAATAATGTCCAGTTATGCACATTTTAATTCAATAAAATCTCAGGGGATTCATAATATTTCAGGTGACAAGTAAAAATCATTTCCCAGTAGTGACGTAACGAACTGGACAACGACGCCCGCCTTTCTcattcagtctctctctctctctctctctctctctctctctctctctctatctctctctc
The Paramisgurnus dabryanus chromosome 1, PD_genome_1.1, whole genome shotgun sequence genome window above contains:
- the ascc1 gene encoding activating signal cointegrator 1 complex subunit 1 isoform X2, whose protein sequence is MMDVLRPVLININGRIYRKNPVQEETYEEEEDEDFSYPGTAIEECLDEPCDTHNIEQTEKGFRCAIDVPSVLYKYIIGKKGETRKRLESQTKTSISIPKQGVEGQIVITGAQQAAVVSALTRVEVLIESFRRKQPFTHFLSMALNHDQVQEGFVRFQEEVLERCGQDAGVDGSIFQNPAKLHLTIGTLVLLNEQEVTRAHELLQQCQDTIRDITEGKALPVEVKGVEYMNDDPSTVDVLYAKVSARDGSQKLQQIADRLVECFVSAGLMEREWDKVKIHGTVMNTLFRKDPSAEVKGTARKPNFKDREAFDARNILQEFGEFYFGAFELNSVHLSQRYSTDTTGYYSSAGHITFS
- the ascc1 gene encoding activating signal cointegrator 1 complex subunit 1 isoform X1, with amino-acid sequence MSLLMMDVLRPVLININGRIYRKNPVQEETYEEEEDEDFSYPGTAIEECLDEPCDTHNIEQTEKGFRCAIDVPSVLYKYIIGKKGETRKRLESQTKTSISIPKQGVEGQIVITGAQQAAVVSALTRVEVLIESFRRKQPFTHFLSMALNHDQVQEGFVRFQEEVLERCGQDAGVDGSIFQNPAKLHLTIGTLVLLNEQEVTRAHELLQQCQDTIRDITEGKALPVEVKGVEYMNDDPSTVDVLYAKVSARDGSQKLQQIADRLVECFVSAGLMEREWDKVKIHGTVMNTLFRKDPSAEVKGTARKPNFKDREAFDARNILQEFGEFYFGAFELNSVHLSQRYSTDTTGYYSSAGHITFS